The following are from one region of the Nicotiana tomentosiformis chromosome 7, ASM39032v3, whole genome shotgun sequence genome:
- the LOC104088231 gene encoding uncharacterized protein yields MGVKQVLKALDAFPRAEDHLLQKTKSGAFVSIVGLVIMATLFLHELSYYLSTNTVHQMAVDLRRGETLPIHINMTFPSLPCDVLSVDAIDMSGKHEVDLDTNIWKLRLNSDGHITGTEYLSDLVEKEHKHDDHKDHHEDSENKTHLQGFDQDAENMIKKVKQALANGEGCRVYGVLDVQRVAGNFHISVHGLNIFVAQMIFGGSTHVNVSHIIHDLSFGPKYPGIHNPLDGTERILRGASGTFKYYIKIVPTEYRYLSKEVLPTNQFSVTEYFSPINEFDRTWPAVYFLYDLSPITVTIREERRSFLHFITRLCAVLGGTFALTGMLDKWMYRFLEAVMKKNSRSLVR; encoded by the exons ATGGGGGTGAAGCAAGTTCTAAAAGCCCTGGATGCTTTTCCACGTGCGGAAGATCATTTGTTACAGAAGACTAAATCTGGCGCCTTTG TTTCCATTGTGGGGCTGGTTATCATGGCAACACTATTTTTGCATGAACTGAGTTACTATCTTAGCACAAATACAGTTCATCAG ATGGCTGTTGACTTGAGACGTGGAGAGACTCTACCCATACACATCAATATGACATTCCCCTCTTTACCTTGTGATG TTCTAAGTGTGGATGCAATTGATATGTCGGGGAAGCATGAAGTAGACCTTGATACAAACATATGGAAG CTTCGCTTGAATAGTGATGGCCATATTACTGGAACTGAGTATTTGTCAGACCTTGTGGAAAAGGAACATAAACATG ATGACCACAAAGACCATCATGAAGATTCGGAAAACAAAACCCATCTGCAAGGGTTCGATCAAGATGCTGAAAATATGATTAAGAAGGTTAAGCAAGCATTGGCTAATGGGGAGGGATGCAGA GTCTATGGTGTTTTGGATGTCCAACGCGTTGCTGGGAATTTCCATATATCTGTTCATGGGCTGAATATTTTTGTTGCTCAAATG ATTTTTGGAGGTTCTACTCATGTCAATGTGAGCCATATCATCCATGACTTATCATTTGGGCCCAAATATCCAGGTATTCACAACCCGCTTGATGGAACAGAACGAATTCTGCGCGGGGCAAGTGGAACATTCAAATATTACATTAAG ATTGTTCCCACTGAATACAGGTATTTATCAAAAGAAGTTTTGCCAACTAATCAGTTCTCTGTAACAGAATACTTTTCTCCCATCAATGAGTTTGATCGGACATGGCCAG CTGTATATTTCTTATATGATTTGTCACCAATCACTGTGACCATCAGAGAAGAACGTCGCAGTTTTCTACACTTTATTACTCGGCTCTGTGCAGTTCTGGGTGGTACATTTGCCTTGACAG GCATGCTAGATAAATGGATGTACAGGTTCCTTGAAGCAGTTATGAAGAAAAACAGCAGAAGTCTTGTGCGATAA